In Plectropomus leopardus isolate mb unplaced genomic scaffold, YSFRI_Pleo_2.0 unplaced_scaffold24060, whole genome shotgun sequence, a single window of DNA contains:
- the LOC121966337 gene encoding transmembrane protein 237B-like encodes MASQDTTGDAPATKQKKKKVRKETNGVDDMDDHGMEMGGLGSRRESEIGEQLTLEATTDAPPQRRKKKKKTATIDLSDDQAELGNGDAADHTTDGEEVVRKPKKK; translated from the exons ATGGCAAG TCAAGACACAACTG GAGATGCACCAGCAAcgaaacagaagaagaagaaggtgagAAAGGAGACAAATGGAGTCGATGATATGGACG ATCACGGGATGGAAATGGGAGGTCTGGGCAGCCGGAGGGAATCTGAGATCGGAGAACAACTTACTCTCGAGGCCACGACGGACGCACCGcctcagaggaggaagaagaagaagaaaactgcTACTATCG ATCTTTCAGATGACCAGGCCGAGCTGGGGAACGGAGACGCAGCAGATCACACCACTGATGGAGAAGAGGTGGTCAGAaaacccaaaaagaaaaa